One Loxodonta africana isolate mLoxAfr1 chromosome 15, mLoxAfr1.hap2, whole genome shotgun sequence genomic window carries:
- the LYG1 gene encoding lysozyme g-like protein 1 isoform X3, which produces MPAWWLLLGLVALTDLTESSNWGCYGNIRTLETPGVSCSVGRGQGLNYCGVRASEKLAEIDMPQLVKYQPAMRVAGRKYCVDPALIAAILCRQARRGNVLVDVGNVDDGVGVVQYPGLHAPTSGISESQVARMTEVLIVKIKEIQRRFPSWTPDQHLRGELCSYDGGVGYVRSSQDLSCDFCNDVLARAKYYKRRGF; this is translated from the exons ATGCCTGCGTGGTGGCTGCTCCTGGGCCTCGTAGCCCTCACTG ACTTAACTGAAAGCAGCAATTGGGGATGCTATGGAAACATCCGGACCCTTGAAACCCCTGGGGTGTCTTGCAGTGTTGGAAGAGGACAAGGCCTTAACTACTGCG gagTCCGTGCTTCTGAAAAGCTGGCTGAAATAGACATGCCACAGCTAGTGAAATACCAGCCCGCGATGCGAGTTGCTGGCCGGAAGTACTGCGTCGACCCTGCGCTCATAGCGGCCATCTTGTGCAGGCAGGCTCGCAGAGGCAACGTTCTGGTCGACGTGGGGAACGTGGACGATGGGGTCGGGGTGGTGCAG TACCCTGGTCTTCATGCTCCCACGTCTGGGATCAGCGAGTCCCAGGTTGCCCGGATGACTGAGGTCCTGATTGTTAAAATCAAAGAGATCCAGAGGAGGTTTCCAAGCTGGACCCCGGACCAGCATCTGAGAG GTGAACTCTGTTCCTACGATGGAGGTGTTGGCTATGTCAGAAGTAGCCAGGACCTGAGCTGCGACTTCTGCAATGATGTCCTTGCACGAGCGAAATACTACAAGAGACGTGGCTTCTAA
- the LYG1 gene encoding lysozyme g-like protein 1 isoform X4, translating into MLTFSQFADLTESSNWGCYGNIRTLETPGVSCSVGRGQGLNYCGVRASEKLAEIDMPQLVKYQPAMRVAGRKYCVDPALIAAILCRQARRGNVLVDVGNVDDGVGVVQYPGLHAPTSGISESQVARMTEVLIVKIKEIQRRFPSWTPDQHLRGELCSYDGGVGYVRSSQDLSCDFCNDVLARAKYYKRRGF; encoded by the exons ATGTTGACATTTTCTCAATTTGCAGACTTAACTGAAAGCAGCAATTGGGGATGCTATGGAAACATCCGGACCCTTGAAACCCCTGGGGTGTCTTGCAGTGTTGGAAGAGGACAAGGCCTTAACTACTGCG gagTCCGTGCTTCTGAAAAGCTGGCTGAAATAGACATGCCACAGCTAGTGAAATACCAGCCCGCGATGCGAGTTGCTGGCCGGAAGTACTGCGTCGACCCTGCGCTCATAGCGGCCATCTTGTGCAGGCAGGCTCGCAGAGGCAACGTTCTGGTCGACGTGGGGAACGTGGACGATGGGGTCGGGGTGGTGCAG TACCCTGGTCTTCATGCTCCCACGTCTGGGATCAGCGAGTCCCAGGTTGCCCGGATGACTGAGGTCCTGATTGTTAAAATCAAAGAGATCCAGAGGAGGTTTCCAAGCTGGACCCCGGACCAGCATCTGAGAG GTGAACTCTGTTCCTACGATGGAGGTGTTGGCTATGTCAGAAGTAGCCAGGACCTGAGCTGCGACTTCTGCAATGATGTCCTTGCACGAGCGAAATACTACAAGAGACGTGGCTTCTAA
- the LYG1 gene encoding lysozyme g-like protein 1 isoform X2, whose product MEGAERKGRRGNSDPHVGPVPHLCLTCAPPVPHLCPTCVRKRSHVSPPCSLWHPPRLNRKEGGASPRYQLTSSAFTLGLGDYSRKDSALSVFLQSKHLTESSNWGCYGNIRTLETPGVSCSVGRGQGLNYCGVRASEKLAEIDMPQLVKYQPAMRVAGRKYCVDPALIAAILCRQARRGNVLVDVGNVDDGVGVVQGD is encoded by the exons atggaaggggcagagagaaagggaagacGAGGAAACAGCGACCCCCACGTAGGTCCTGTGCCCCACCTGTGCCTCACCTGTGCCCCACCTGTGCCTCACCTGTGCCCCACCTGTGTAAGGAAACGCTCCCATGTCTCACCCCCTTGCAGCCTTTGGCACCCACCTAGACTGAACCGCAAAGAAGGTGGAGCCAGTCCCAGGTACCAGCTTACGAGCAGTGCCTTCACTCTGGGTTTGGGTGATTATTCCAGAAAGGACTCGGCTTTATCCGTTTTTCTCCAGAGCAAAC ACTTAACTGAAAGCAGCAATTGGGGATGCTATGGAAACATCCGGACCCTTGAAACCCCTGGGGTGTCTTGCAGTGTTGGAAGAGGACAAGGCCTTAACTACTGCG gagTCCGTGCTTCTGAAAAGCTGGCTGAAATAGACATGCCACAGCTAGTGAAATACCAGCCCGCGATGCGAGTTGCTGGCCGGAAGTACTGCGTCGACCCTGCGCTCATAGCGGCCATCTTGTGCAGGCAGGCTCGCAGAGGCAACGTTCTGGTCGACGTGGGGAACGTGGACGATGGGGTCGGGGTGGTGCAG GGAGACTGA
- the LYG1 gene encoding lysozyme g-like protein 1 isoform X1, producing MEGAERKGRRGNSDPHVGPVPHLCLTCAPPVPHLCPTCVRKRSHVSPPCSLWHPPRLNRKEGGASPRYQLTSSAFTLGLGDYSRKDSALSVFLQSKHLTESSNWGCYGNIRTLETPGVSCSVGRGQGLNYCGVRASEKLAEIDMPQLVKYQPAMRVAGRKYCVDPALIAAILCRQARRGNVLVDVGNVDDGVGVVQYPGLHAPTSGISESQVARMTEVLIVKIKEIQRRFPSWTPDQHLRGELCSYDGGVGYVRSSQDLSCDFCNDVLARAKYYKRRGF from the exons atggaaggggcagagagaaagggaagacGAGGAAACAGCGACCCCCACGTAGGTCCTGTGCCCCACCTGTGCCTCACCTGTGCCCCACCTGTGCCTCACCTGTGCCCCACCTGTGTAAGGAAACGCTCCCATGTCTCACCCCCTTGCAGCCTTTGGCACCCACCTAGACTGAACCGCAAAGAAGGTGGAGCCAGTCCCAGGTACCAGCTTACGAGCAGTGCCTTCACTCTGGGTTTGGGTGATTATTCCAGAAAGGACTCGGCTTTATCCGTTTTTCTCCAGAGCAAAC ACTTAACTGAAAGCAGCAATTGGGGATGCTATGGAAACATCCGGACCCTTGAAACCCCTGGGGTGTCTTGCAGTGTTGGAAGAGGACAAGGCCTTAACTACTGCG gagTCCGTGCTTCTGAAAAGCTGGCTGAAATAGACATGCCACAGCTAGTGAAATACCAGCCCGCGATGCGAGTTGCTGGCCGGAAGTACTGCGTCGACCCTGCGCTCATAGCGGCCATCTTGTGCAGGCAGGCTCGCAGAGGCAACGTTCTGGTCGACGTGGGGAACGTGGACGATGGGGTCGGGGTGGTGCAG TACCCTGGTCTTCATGCTCCCACGTCTGGGATCAGCGAGTCCCAGGTTGCCCGGATGACTGAGGTCCTGATTGTTAAAATCAAAGAGATCCAGAGGAGGTTTCCAAGCTGGACCCCGGACCAGCATCTGAGAG GTGAACTCTGTTCCTACGATGGAGGTGTTGGCTATGTCAGAAGTAGCCAGGACCTGAGCTGCGACTTCTGCAATGATGTCCTTGCACGAGCGAAATACTACAAGAGACGTGGCTTCTAA